A section of the Felis catus isolate Fca126 chromosome B2, F.catus_Fca126_mat1.0, whole genome shotgun sequence genome encodes:
- the LOC123385582 gene encoding formin-like protein 20: protein MGQTLTTPLSLTLTNFSDVQARARNLSVEVRKGRWRTFCSSEWPTLSVGWPRDGTFDLFVILQVKTKVMDPGPQGHPDQVAYILTWEDLIRNPPAWVKPFLPSCPTSQSTLLPLKTSKNRASTQTPDPPKPVFPDESQRDSLLLDALSSPPHAPEETSPPHNPLLLPPPYNSPLAPVSVLSPVPPTSPPASSSSSPSPTSSPACTSASSSTPAPPDLTPQTPPQTPRLRLRRSDDPNGPPTWQSSLFPLRTVNRTIQYWPFSASDLYNWKTHNPSFSQEPQALTSLIESILLTHQPTWDDCQQLLQVLLTTEERQQVLLEAFQPSSPTK, encoded by the coding sequence atgggacagacacTGACTACTCCTCTATCTTTGACTCTGACTAATTTCTCGGACGTCCAGGCAAGAGCTCGCAATCTATCCGTTGAGGTTCGAAAAGGTCGATGGCGAACTTTTTGTTCATCGGAGTGGCCCACCCTATCTgtagggtggccccgggacgggacttttgacctctttgttatattacaggttaagacaaaggtaatggatcctggaccacaaggtcatccagatcaagtggcctatatcctcacctgggaggatctcatccggaatcctccggcatgggtgaaacccttccttccttcctgccccacttctcagtctaccctccttcccctgaaaacctccaaaaaccgaGCCTCAACCCAAACTCCAGATCCGCCCAAACCGGTTTTTCCCGATGAGTCCCAAAGGGACTCCCTCCTCCTAGACGCTTTGTCTTCGCCGCCCCACGCCCCCGAAGAGACTTCAccgccccacaaccccctcttactacctccaccctataattcacccctggcccccgtctccgtcctgtccccggtgccccctacttcccctcctgcctccagttcctcctccccctccccaacttcttcccCCGCCTGTACGTCAGCCTCATCCTCTACTCCAGCCCCACCCGATCtaactccccagaccccacctcagaccccccgcctccgtctccggcgatcggacgacccgaacggccctcccacttggcaatcttccctgtttcctctccggacAGTCAACCGGACTATCCAgtattggccattttctgcatcTGATCTTTACaattggaaaactcataacccttccttttcccaagaaccccaggccctaaccTCACTGATAGAAtctatcctcctcacacaccagccCACCTGGGACGACTGCCAGCAGCTCCTACAGGTCCTTTTGACTACAGAGGAAAGGCAACAAGTTCTCCTGGAGGCTTTCCAACCCAGCTCCCCAACGAAATAG